The Alnus glutinosa chromosome 7, dhAlnGlut1.1, whole genome shotgun sequence genome includes a region encoding these proteins:
- the LOC133873694 gene encoding thioredoxin-like 3-3, protein MEGGAGMSGSEDSPKKGLGGTGLDLPLNHHGNLKSASSDQSLGNILLEIKSSKTPAVINYGASWCRVCSQILPTFCQLSNNFPKLSFIYADIDECPETTQHIRYTPTFQFYRDGERVDEMFGAGEERLHDRLWLHS, encoded by the exons ATGGAGGGTGGAGCTGGTATGAGTGGCAGTGAAGACAGCCCAAAGAAAGGGTTGGGCGGCACAGGTTTGGATCTCCCACTGAATCACCACGGAAACTTGAAAAGTGCTTCCAGCGATCAAAGCCTTGGGAACATTCTTCTGGAGATTAAGTCTTCCAAAACCCCT GCAGTTATCAATTACGGTGCATCTTG gtGCCGTGTTTGTAGCCAGATCCTCCCTACATTCTGCCAGTTGAGTAACAATTTCCCAAAGCTTTCTTTCATAtatgcagacattgatgaatgTCCAGAGACGACTCAGCACATTCGGTATACACCTACATTTCAGTTTTACCGAGACGGCGAAAGGGTAGATGAGATGTTTGGTGCTGGAGAAGAGCGGTTGCATGATCGCTTGTGGTTGCACTCCTAA
- the LOC133873693 gene encoding S-adenosylmethionine synthase 3 — protein sequence MDTFLFTSESVNEGHPDKLCDQVSDAILDACLEQDPESKVACETCTKTNMVMVFGEITTKAKVNYEKIVRDTCRGIGFVSPDVGLDADNCNVLVNIEQQSPDIAQGVHGHLTKKPEEIGAGDQGHMFGYATDETPELMPLTHVLATKLGARLTDVRKNKTCPWLRPDGKTQVTVEYKNENGAMVPLRVHTILISTQHDETVTNEQIAKDLKEHVIKPVVPSQYLDDKTIFHLNPSGRFVIGGPHGDAGLTGRKIIIDTYGGWGAHGGGAFSGKDPTKVDRSGAYIVRQAAKSVVASGLARRCIVQVSYAIGVPEPLSVFVDTYKTGKIPDKDILALIKENFDFRPGMIAINLDLKRGGNFRYQKTAAYGHFGRDDPDFTWETVKLLKPKA from the coding sequence ATGGATACCTTCCTCTTCACCTCTGAATCTGTCAATGAGGGCCACCCTGACAAGCTCTGCGACCAAGTCTCAGATGCCATCCTTGATGCTTGCCTAGAACAAGACCCAGAGAGCAAAGTTGCATGCGAGACCTGTACAAAGACTAACATGGTGATGGTCTTTGGTGAGATCACAACCAAGGCTAAAGTAAACTATGAGAAAATAGTTCGAGACACTTGCAGAGGCATTGGGTTTGTGTCACCAGATGTTGGCCTTGATGCCGACAACTGCAACGTTCTTGTGAATATCGAGCAACAGAGCCCTGACATTGCCCAAGGAGTTCACGGCCACCTCACCAAGAAACCTGAGGAAATTGGAGCGGGTGACCAAGGCCACATGTTTGGCTATGCTACTGACGAAACGCCTGAGCTCATGCCGCTTACTCATGTGCTTGCTACCAAACTTGGTGCCAGGCTAACTGATGTCAGGAAGAATAAAACATGCCCATGGCTCCGGCCTGATGgtaagactcaagtgactgtcGAGTATAAGAATGAGAATGGAGCAATGGTCCCTCTCCGGGTGCACACCATCCTCATCTCAACTCAACATGATGAGACTGTGACAAATGAGCAGATTGCCAAGGATTTGAAAGAGCATGTGATTAAACCTGTTGTCCCCTCCCAGTATCTTGATGACAAGACCATTTTCCACCTCAACCCTTCAGGTCGGTTCGTCATCGGCGGACCTCACGGAGATGCAGGACTTACTGGCCGGAAGATAATTATTGATACATATGGTGGGTGGGGTGCTCATGGTGGAGGTGCCTTCTCGGGAAAGGATCCAACCAAGGTGGACCGGAGTGGTGCATATATTGTTAGGCAGGCAGCAAAGAGTGTGGTGGCTTCAGGGCTTGCTCGACGCTGTATTGTGCAGGTTTCTTATGCAATTGGTGTGCCGGAACCGCTGTCGGTGTTTGTGGACACATACAAAACAGGGAAGATTCCGGACAAGGACATATTGGCTCTGATTAAAGAGAATTTCGACTTTAGGCCAGGAATGATTGCCATCAATCTGGATCTTAAGAGAGGAGGCAACTTCAGGTACCAGAAGACTGCTGCTTATGGTCATTTTGGCCGTGATGATCCAGATTTCACATGGGAGACTGTAAAGCTTCTCAAGCCCAAGGCTTGA